A part of Propioniciclava coleopterorum genomic DNA contains:
- the lat gene encoding L-lysine 6-transaminase gives MADRFPADRVRETLERHMLLDGFPLVLDLRASHGTTLVDEQTGTGYLDMFTFFASNALGMNHPGLTEDEEFRAELLEAALNKVSNSDIYTVALARFVDTFARVMGADELPRYFFIEGGAPAVENALKTAFDWKSRLNEAEGRSRDLGGRIMHLTDAFHGRTGYTMTLTNTDPNKTDRYPKLPGWPRITSPYWASERDMDVVEADTLEQAEAAFEEHPHDIAAFIMEPIQGEGGDHAFRPQFLAAMKELVHHYDALFIFDEVQTGGGMTGTPWAWQQLGTTPDIMAFGKKLQVCGITAGGRVEEVRDNVFRVPSRINSTWGGNLADMVRARRIMEIIERDDLLENARTQGAYLLERLRDLALRHRFASNPRGLGLMCALSLPDTAARDEVLRRLRDDERVLMLGSGRRTIRFRPALTVTREELDRAVDATDRVLTALEG, from the coding sequence ATGGCTGACCGATTCCCGGCGGACCGGGTCCGCGAAACGCTCGAACGGCACATGCTCCTGGACGGGTTCCCGCTGGTGCTGGACCTGCGGGCGTCCCACGGCACGACGCTGGTCGACGAACAGACCGGCACCGGCTACCTGGACATGTTCACGTTCTTCGCGTCCAACGCGCTCGGCATGAACCACCCCGGGCTCACCGAGGATGAGGAGTTCCGCGCCGAACTCCTCGAGGCCGCCCTGAACAAGGTCTCCAACTCCGACATCTACACCGTCGCCCTGGCGCGCTTCGTGGACACCTTCGCCCGCGTCATGGGCGCCGACGAACTCCCGCGCTACTTCTTCATCGAGGGCGGCGCGCCCGCGGTCGAGAACGCCCTCAAGACCGCCTTCGACTGGAAGTCGCGGCTCAACGAGGCGGAGGGGCGCTCGCGTGACCTGGGCGGCCGGATCATGCACCTCACCGACGCCTTCCACGGCCGGACCGGCTACACGATGACGCTCACGAACACCGACCCCAACAAGACCGACCGCTACCCCAAGCTGCCCGGCTGGCCGCGCATCACGAGCCCGTACTGGGCCTCCGAGCGCGACATGGACGTCGTCGAGGCCGACACCCTCGAACAGGCGGAGGCCGCCTTCGAGGAGCACCCCCACGACATCGCCGCGTTCATCATGGAGCCCATCCAGGGCGAGGGCGGCGACCACGCCTTCAGGCCGCAGTTCCTCGCGGCGATGAAGGAACTCGTGCACCACTACGACGCCCTGTTCATCTTCGATGAGGTGCAGACCGGCGGCGGCATGACCGGGACGCCGTGGGCCTGGCAGCAGCTCGGCACCACCCCCGACATCATGGCGTTCGGCAAGAAGCTGCAGGTGTGCGGCATCACGGCCGGGGGGCGCGTGGAAGAGGTCCGCGACAACGTGTTCCGCGTGCCCAGCCGCATCAACTCCACCTGGGGCGGCAACCTCGCCGACATGGTGCGGGCGCGCCGGATCATGGAGATCATCGAGCGCGACGACCTCCTGGAGAACGCCCGCACCCAGGGCGCGTACCTGCTCGAGCGGCTCCGCGACCTGGCCCTGCGCCACCGGTTCGCCAGCAATCCGCGCGGGCTGGGGCTGATGTGCGCCCTCTCGCTGCCCGACACCGCCGCGCGCGACGAGGTCCTGCGCCGGCTGCGCGACGACGAGCGCGTCCTCATGCTGGGGTCGGGGCGGCGCACCATCCGGTTCCGCCCGGCCCTCACCGTGACCCGCGAGGAACTGGACCGGGCCGTGGACGCGACCGACCGCGTCCTGACCGCGCTGGAGGGCTAG